A segment of the Phoenix dactylifera cultivar Barhee BC4 chromosome 15, palm_55x_up_171113_PBpolish2nd_filt_p, whole genome shotgun sequence genome:
GGAGCGCCAGGGCGGAGGGGCTGGAGGCGCGGCACCTCGGAAACATGGTGCCCCCCGGATCACCGGCAACCGACGGAACTTCGGCGACTTCGGGGTGGTGGAGATCGCCCCCTTCTTGAAGGCGTGCAGCCTCTGCAAGCGCCGCCTCGGCCCCGGCCGCGACACCTTCATGTATAGGTACAGCTCCTAGATCACGGTCCCTCGGCCTAAAAATCCGATTTTTATTCCTCATCTGGGGAAAAAATCGATCTATTGCGTCCTTCGGCTTAAAAATTCGATTTTTTAGTACTACGCGGAAAATTTTCATCTTCCCTTGGGAAATTTGGAGATGCCCAGGTGGTCTCAGCTGATTGTTTCAAAAAGATAGGGATTTTCCTCGTTTTTTGGTTTTATGTGATGATCTCTTGGAATATTTTCTTCGTTTTCTGTTAATATAAAGAATTCTCATGGTTATGCCTCTATAGCTTTAGCTGATCCTCTTAGCTATATTTGTGCATCAACTCGGTTTTTCTGTAGAATATCTAGAAGTAGCCGGTTTATCTTTGGAACATGGCTTTAGATAATATCTACTCGCTAAGATTTAGAGAGATCTACTTGTTTATTTTGAGTTATTCTTCAGCAAGTTAGTGATGTCTGGGGAGTGATATTTGGTTGCTATTATGAGATTTTTTTATATCTTTACGAGAAAATTAAATCTCGTtactgttctttttttttttttggtatattgTAATTATAGAACTACATAAAAAACcttgtattattattattattatatatatatttcaaaaccATATATTATCTTAAATCCTGCATTCAATCAAACTAACCATATGTACATGCTCTCTAAAATCACTGTTGTAACCCGACCATATAAAATACTGGGTGCTCATGCATTGCATGCCCTCCTCACCCTCACCCCTGCCACAATGCGAGTAGTTTGGATCTACAAAGTTCCCATTCCATTAGACACAATAGATCCTAATATATATTCATTTCCAATCATGCTACTTATATAAAGTTTTCTATCACATAGTTTGTAATTTTTGAGACAAACAATAAAGAGGTGTgggttttattatatatttttttacgaTGCAATGCTTATTATGGACAAAAACTACGTGCTTATCAGCTCTGAATGAGCTCACATATCCCTCTACTGTATTCTTGGTCATTGTTTTTGTAAGGTGGCTATggttttaatctttctttctttctttcttttttttcccgttCCACAGGGGCGACATTGCCTTCTGTAGCCTCGAGTGCCGGCAGCAGCAGATGAATCTAGATGAGCGGAAGGAGAAGTGCTCCCTAACTTCCATGAAGGAAACTCCCCCTCCCACCACCAGCAGCTCCGAGCAGTCTGGTAATGGTGAAACGGTCGCCGCTGCTTAAGCTCAATCCCCATCCTTTCCAATGGAATTCAGAAAGCTTGCAGTTATATATATGTAGTACATTAAGACAAAGAAAATAGATGTAGTTGGGGTTTATTGGTTTTCAAGCATCATTGCTGTTATCAGAGAACATGTATGAAAGAGCTGATGCAAGGGATTTGCCAACTtatatcttttcctttttcttttcttttttttttttaatcttattaATGAGAAGGAATTGATGACCCTGCACATGTTTGGGGCTCTGTTTGTTCCTGCGGAATATATGTTTACAACTTGTGAATCAAATCAAATGGCTGTGTTTGGCTTATGATTTAAGTAGGTTTCTCATACGAGCCAGGTGATTCCCCATGTCTCTTGTGATTCCTACTAGCCTTGGGCCTTGGAAGGGGAGAATAGCACAAGCTTTCGGTGACAAAAGATGCGAAACCTTCCATTCTCTTTTGGGACCAACTTTTGTTCGAAAAAGCGTGGAAGATTTGAGACTACATGCACACAGTAAATGGTAAGGTCGCCGCCGGAGCCATTCGTTTTGCCAATTGGTTAGCACTTAAAGTTCTTCTGTACTTAAACTTGCATGGTCATATTTTCATCatgttttttgaaaaataaataatacgaTTTCGATTTATTGATCTATCTTTGGCTCATGTCATACTCCACTAGTAAATATGGTCATGCAAATTTTAGTTCGGGTTGCATAATTCATGGCACTTCCTGAATCTTGGATCTCCTCCGGGCAGCGTATCTAATTGCCGAGCTAAGACCCAGTCGGCAAATCTATTGTTGTCTTCAATATCATGGACGCCATTGTAGGGTAGGGTCCTATGAGATCTTCACAAATTATCATGGcgaatttattttaatttctaatattttttttgctgataaaaaataaaatttataaaaaatattttttttgtaaatcggATAAAATTAAATCAATCTAGAATAAATACATCCATAaaataatcagaaaataaaatattcaaaaattaagaggaagtTCAACCATGGAGTGTAGCTACGGTGCGATTAATCATATAAGTTGCAATCCAATTAATTATATTATGAGCTTTTCTATAGATGTGAAAAGTCTCACAAGAGATAATAAATGCATCACTTGCTAGCAATTGTATAGTAGGAGATGGGATCTGACCTCTATAGATGGTAAGTTTAAAATCTATCTAATAACTATCATGAACTCCCCCCTTTATATAAATCGGAAAAGTTTTCGATACCTATGTAGCAAAAATTAGCCCTTCCTATGCAGCACATAATTATACCATCGAAATTATAGTATCAAAGATTCTGACTTCACCTGCAGCTAATAGAGTACCACTAGAACTCCTGATCACTTCTTTTCTGCTCACTATCATCAAAGTTGATCTAAAAAAAGCAAGGGATGATAGCACCTAAGAATTGAGAATATTCTTTGCATATGAAAATAGAGAGAACAAGATTTCTACATGGGCAATGTACTAGAGGATATTATTTCTTCTTATATATAGTATCTTGGATATGAGATATCATACTTTTTGGGGCCTCGGGGGTCCCTCATAACTCTGTTTAATTGTGCTTAGTTACATCAAAGTATGATTACTTAATGCATTAGTGAGCACAAGAACCCTTTTACCTGAGTGGTGGGGAATAGGAATCTCAAGGTGGGGAAGGTGTCAGCTTGCATAGGCTGGTCCCCCTTACACTTGAAATAAGGAGGAGATCCATTTGTAGCCTCCGGCCACTTCACATTGTTTTGAGTGGGTCCACGGAAAGAGACATCGATGGTCGCCTTTAAACCCATCTTTATCACCGTCCATTCTTTCCCACTGGTTCGGCATACACCACATGCCCTTCTCCTTCAAGGCTTCGCTCTCAAAGTTGCTGTATGACGTAGCTCACAAGCAAAGAAATCGGAAAAAAGGCCGAGCCCTTCTAAATTGTGACGTTGTCATGCACCAGAGAAATTAACGTCAGTCATCAGCATCCTCTGAGGTTTACAGGTTTAGAGGATCCACTTGATGCATGAGAAACATATATTGCATCGACTCAGTATAACTCACCTCAAACTGATAGCTCCATGAACTCAACTACACTCAcagcaagttatattttcataatCAAACTCCTTTACTACTAGGATAATCAAGTTACAAGTGTATATATGCTTTAAGTTTAGGTGAATACTCCAAAGCCATCACTTGGTCCTCTAATTTTATCTGCATCCACAATCATGACAGTTTCCTATAGTGTTGAACATGTCCAGACTGATCCATGTTTATATTCCACAACtttataagaatatttttgatttatttgtttTTGAGAATAATGTTGGAAGAGTCATCTTTCATGATAATACTATTATATTCATCTTGCTTGTAGTAACATCCAAACAATATGTCGGTGCATATAGGTGCATCATCAAAATCCTTAACCATTAAATCTATACAAGTGTATGGCTTCTCCATGGAAATCAATCATAGACCAATACTAACAAACAAAAATCCTAATAAGACCAGAATTGGTGATGGATCTCAATACTCTCTCTAATTGCAAAGTCCATATCCACTATGTTAAATTTGCCAATGTTATGAAACGTCACGCTAGCTATTGCTATTATTATCACAATAACAACAACATAACATGACTTGTTGAACTGATAATTAAACAACATGTAGTAACTTGTTGAACTAATAATTAAACTATGCAACTTTTTTATTGGCTCGAATAATAATATATTCATCAACTTGTCCCCTCTGGTTCATTTTGTTGAAGTCTATGATGACCTGCAACATTTTCCCTCAGCATTGACTTCACAGTCACTATGCCAAGATTCCATTGAGTATCCAACTTATTCCAATGAATATCAAGTTGCCAGTTGCAATCACTGTGAGCAATAAAACTTTAGCCACATTTACATGCCTCCAGTTGAGCAGCTCCATGTATTTGTATATAGCTCTCTTCTACTTATGGAATCAAATCATCATGTATAGTTTTTTCTATTTGAACTCTAGAGTAACTTTAAAATTAACTAGCACACTAGAAGTCTTATCAAACACTAAGGCACAATATGAATTATCCATACCAAGCATATCGTTCTATTGCTTGATTTTTGAAACTATTTCAAAATTGGTCAGCTATTCATCCTCATGGCTGACTAAATTTCTACATGAAGCACTCACATCTTCGTTAGCTTCGGTATAAGACTCTTCTATATAATTTGACTTTGCAATATGGATCATTATGATTGAATCATCTATAGCTTCATTTGACTCTTTTCGAGCaatttcaaaatcatcttattctTTAATCACATCACAATTTCTTCTCAACTTGATACGGCATCCACCTAATCAAGCTCCTCTTCAAATTTTTTTCTAGAATTGGTTGATCCTTGAGATGCTCAACTTTGCCATGCTCTGAGTCTCCAAACCTAATCTAGTCTCTAATCGATTAAGCTCCTCCTACTTCAAATCTTTATTTTTAAACCAATTTCActtttttttggaatttttaGAAAAGCCTAGAACCAAAACCCACTCTTCATACAACTTTTATTTGAGAAGACCTTGATATTTTCCCTTGTTAGATCTTGTATGGATAGCCGTAAGAATATCCTATActttcttctgtttttctatATCTTGGATATGGAGATAATTCTCTCTATCAATTATACTTTAAATAACCTACATCACTTTCTTAGCTTTCTAATTTTACCTTCTTCTCATAAtctcattgttaagagtatctATTAGCATCACCCCTAAATCTTTCAAGATATCTTGTAAATCTTGTCTTATCTGATATAATTTAATCATAGATTTCCAAATTAGATAATATGCATTACTCCACTTATGAAGATAAGTTATAGTAAAAGCAGCCATATCAATATTAGTGAAGTCGGCCATAACGATCCGAATATTGAATCATAGTAAAGTCTACACATTTACATGCATACATAACGAATTACTGAAATCTTACATCCAAAACCACTAACAATCAAGTAGGTGCTCCAAAAattatgctaaaaaaaaaattagtcgaAGTTTCATGCCATTTAGCCATACTTCAACTTTTCCCTGAAACTATGTAGAATGTACGCTACATGGTAGCCCAGGATTTAGAGCAAACACAAATTAAATCAAGCAATAgtagtagaaaaaaaaattgagagaaaaaataaatttattttaaaaaaatgaaggcCGAAATAGTAAGTTTGGTTCCTGTTATAATGATGCCTCATGAAAAATCCCCCTAGCAAACTTCACATAACTCTCTCATCCCCTTAATAAAACCATTTATTCTATCTCCTACTGAAAAACAAATTCTAATATATTGAGCTTGAGACTCAACCTAATTAATATAAACCAGCACCATTAAAACTCAGATTTGGCAATAAGTCTTCAATGATATGCGCATGGAATATTTTTCTccgatgcatgaacataaactCCTAAGTTGGCTCTTTGCCCTTTTCGACGAACCAATCCATCTCTGTAACATGCATTGCAAAGAATAGATTCTAGATAAGgccatttttttaatgatattgctcttattattttaatggagCAAGATCTTGATAAACAAAGATGAAGATCCGAGCAAGGAACATATACTTGGGGGTTAAGTGAGGAAGTAAGTGAACTTTTAGTTGTGCCATATGGGGTTGGGAGGTctaataaaacaatgaagtgcTTCCGAAGGCATTGGGCTACTCACCTCCTGCACAAAACGTATTCCTCATTAAAAAAAGAGTGAaagcagccttccatcaatggCAATTATAGGAAGTGATGTAAAAATAATGGAGAGGTTTGGTATTCAAGGGTTTTCAGGGACTCGCACAAGGTGTCTCCCGCGTTGTGCATCATCTCTTGCCGTGTATGAGGAGGCCATGCCATTATTTTAAGTCCCCAAAGTAGATTCCTTTGGCTTGCCTCAGCCGTTGTAATAACCAACGAGGGCCCTGAGATTATTGTGGTTTGGGGTTGGGAGCAAGGCACTCCTTTCCCACTTGTTTATTGGTTGTTTTCACTCGTCCCAAGTCAAGGACTCAAGATGTTGTGTCAAAACCCCACCTTAAAAGCGATAACTAGTGTTTTCAAAGGCACCAACCC
Coding sequences within it:
- the LOC103707886 gene encoding LOW QUALITY PROTEIN: FCS-Like Zinc finger 5-like (The sequence of the model RefSeq protein was modified relative to this genomic sequence to represent the inferred CDS: deleted 2 bases in 1 codon), yielding MSLGKRPRPPMRRTTSMTEFAGDVLADVRVPQPSDKERALHGHGQGHQRYRQSAVASVKKDGGGGKRTYGGSARAEGLEARHLGNMVPPGSGNRRNFGDFGVVEIAPFLKACSLCKRRLGPGRDTFMYRGDIAFCSLECRQQQMNLDERKEKCSLTSMKETPPPTTSSSEQSGNGETVAAA